A DNA window from Paraburkholderia sp. IMGN_8 contains the following coding sequences:
- a CDS encoding NAD(P)-binding domain-containing protein encodes MEIGIIGIGNIGGTIARKLKAAGHTIRVANSKGPDGVRGFADGIGATAVDANGAVGGADVIILAIPLPAMAHLPTGLFEAVPPEVPIVDTSNYYPGLRDQRIPEIDEGMPESAWVSKQLGRPVIKAFNNILAYSLAELGVPEGTPGRLAVAVAGDNSRSKQIVTTLVNEAGFDPVDAGPLEQSWRQQPSTPAYCCDYGAEMMRKGLAAAVKGDAPKKRDQMPELFVRLGPNPSHDDVIAMNRSLNPLT; translated from the coding sequence ATGGAAATTGGCATCATTGGAATCGGCAACATCGGCGGCACGATCGCTCGCAAGCTGAAGGCCGCAGGGCACACCATCCGAGTGGCGAACTCAAAAGGACCGGATGGCGTTCGAGGCTTTGCTGATGGAATCGGTGCAACAGCCGTTGATGCAAATGGCGCGGTCGGGGGCGCTGACGTGATCATCCTGGCGATACCGCTTCCCGCCATGGCCCATCTTCCCACAGGCCTGTTTGAGGCGGTTCCTCCGGAGGTGCCGATCGTCGATACGAGTAATTACTACCCCGGCTTACGCGACCAGCGGATCCCGGAGATCGATGAGGGAATGCCAGAAAGCGCGTGGGTGTCGAAGCAACTCGGCCGCCCTGTGATCAAAGCCTTCAACAATATCCTGGCGTATTCGCTCGCAGAGCTTGGTGTTCCAGAGGGGACGCCGGGTCGCCTGGCCGTGGCCGTAGCGGGTGACAACTCCAGGTCGAAGCAGATCGTCACGACACTTGTGAATGAGGCCGGATTCGATCCTGTGGATGCCGGTCCGCTTGAACAATCCTGGCGGCAGCAGCCGTCGACACCCGCCTATTGCTGCGACTACGGCGCGGAGATGATGCGCAAGGGGCTCGCTGCAGCGGTCAAGGGTGACGCGCCGAAAAAGCGCGATCAGATGCCTGAACTGTTCGTCAGGCTCGGGCCTAACCCGAGCCATGACGATGTCATCGCCATGAACCGTTCGCTTAATCCGCTCACTTGA
- a CDS encoding efflux RND transporter periplasmic adaptor subunit, translating to MLSRRFATSTVVCALPFALVACGAKAPSDPRTEAPMVRVATVRSATPASRSFTGTVAARVQSDLGFRVSGKVLERLVDAGQTVRRGQPLMRIDPVDLKLAAQAQQEAVAAARARAQQTAADEARYRDLRGTGAISASAYDQIKAAADAAKAQLSAAEAQADVARNASRYAELVADGDGVVMETLVEPGQVVNAGQVVVRLAHAGRREAVIQLPETLRPAVGSVAQAALFGKEGVSVPATLRQLSDAADRLTRTFEARYVLDGEFANAPLGTTVTIRIPDGHSSAQGGLQVPIGSLFDAGKGPGVWVINGEPAKVAWRPVAIQHLDDDGARIAGQLSQGDRVVALGAHLLREGEQVRLAGQAAARMTEGARP from the coding sequence ATGCTTTCGCGTCGCTTCGCCACCTCTACCGTCGTCTGTGCCTTGCCGTTTGCGCTGGTCGCTTGCGGCGCAAAAGCGCCATCCGATCCGCGCACCGAGGCGCCCATGGTGCGTGTCGCCACCGTCCGGAGCGCGACTCCAGCGTCGCGTTCGTTCACGGGAACCGTAGCCGCCCGGGTGCAGAGCGACCTCGGGTTTCGCGTCTCTGGCAAGGTGCTCGAACGGCTTGTGGATGCCGGGCAAACCGTCAGGCGCGGCCAGCCGCTCATGCGCATCGACCCCGTCGATCTGAAGCTCGCTGCGCAGGCGCAGCAGGAGGCAGTTGCGGCCGCGCGAGCGCGGGCGCAGCAGACCGCGGCAGATGAAGCCCGCTACCGCGATCTGCGCGGCACCGGTGCGATCTCGGCTTCGGCCTACGACCAGATCAAGGCGGCGGCGGACGCGGCCAAAGCCCAGCTCAGCGCAGCCGAGGCCCAGGCCGACGTAGCCCGGAATGCGAGCCGCTATGCAGAGCTCGTGGCCGATGGCGATGGCGTCGTCATGGAAACGCTGGTCGAGCCCGGCCAGGTCGTCAACGCGGGGCAGGTCGTGGTGCGCCTCGCCCACGCCGGGCGCCGCGAGGCCGTTATCCAGTTGCCGGAAACCCTGCGCCCTGCGGTCGGTTCGGTCGCGCAGGCCGCGCTCTTCGGCAAGGAAGGCGTGAGCGTTCCGGCCACGCTCCGGCAGCTCTCGGATGCGGCGGATCGCCTGACCCGCACCTTTGAGGCGCGGTATGTGCTGGACGGGGAGTTCGCCAACGCACCGTTGGGCACCACGGTCACGATCCGGATTCCGGATGGACATTCCTCCGCGCAAGGCGGCTTGCAGGTGCCGATTGGCTCCCTGTTCGACGCGGGCAAGGGGCCCGGGGTGTGGGTCATCAACGGCGAGCCGGCAAAGGTTGCCTGGCGGCCGGTTGCGATCCAGCATCTGGACGACGATGGCGCACGTATCGCCGGTCAACTCAGCCAGGGCGACCGGGTCGTCGCGCTCGGCGCGCATCTGCTGCGCGAAGGTGAGCAGGTCCGGCTGGCAGGCCAGGCCGCCGCCCGTATGACCGAGGGAGCCCGTCCGTGA
- a CDS encoding TetR/AcrR family transcriptional regulator — MKNAATYPVSARGPADHDVRDQIVAAATEHFSRYGYEKTTVSDLAKAIGFSKAYIYKFFESKQAIGEMICANCLREIEGEVKAAVEEADRPPEKLRRMFKAIVEATLRLFSQDRKLYEIAASAATEHWQATIAYEERIQKLLQDILQEGRQSGDFERKTPLDETAMAIYLVMRPYLNPLILQHSFDYTVEAPAQLSSLVLRSLSP; from the coding sequence ATGAAAAATGCAGCCACCTATCCCGTTTCGGCCCGCGGCCCGGCCGACCACGACGTGCGCGATCAGATCGTTGCGGCGGCCACCGAGCACTTCAGCCGGTATGGCTACGAGAAGACAACCGTTTCCGATCTTGCCAAGGCCATCGGCTTTTCCAAGGCGTATATCTACAAGTTCTTCGAGTCCAAGCAGGCTATTGGCGAGATGATCTGCGCGAACTGCCTGCGCGAGATCGAAGGCGAGGTCAAAGCGGCCGTTGAAGAGGCCGACCGGCCGCCAGAGAAGCTGCGGCGGATGTTCAAGGCGATCGTCGAGGCCACCCTTCGCCTGTTCTCCCAGGACCGCAAGCTTTACGAGATTGCCGCGTCGGCCGCCACCGAGCACTGGCAGGCGACGATCGCCTATGAAGAGCGCATCCAGAAGCTGCTTCAGGACATCCTGCAGGAGGGCCGGCAGAGCGGGGACTTCGAGCGCAAGACGCCGCTGGACGAGACCGCGATGGCGATCTACCTGGTCATGCGCCCCTACCTCAACCCGCTGATCCTGCAGCACAGCTTCGATTACACCGTGGAGGCGCCGGCGCAACTGTCCAGTCTGGTGCTCCGCAGTCTGTCCCCTTGA
- a CDS encoding oxidoreductase — MSNSTVVVVTGVSSGIGRAAAEKFAKRGCRVFGTVRRLTKATPLPGVELIEMDIRDDASVQPGIQSIIDRAGRIDVLVNNAGMNMIGAVEETAITEAASLFDTNVFGVLRTTQAVLPHMRTQRHGRIVNVSSVLGFLPAPYMGLYSASKHAVEGLSETLDHEVRQFGIRVTLVEPSYTRTSLDANSPQASSPIADYDRERDIASRSVANSVKGAPEPDGVANTIVAAALGNWRMRHTPAGQASLLSKLRRFMPAGPVDSSLRKALGLA; from the coding sequence ATGTCGAATTCCACCGTTGTCGTTGTCACTGGCGTCTCATCGGGTATCGGACGCGCTGCCGCTGAAAAGTTTGCGAAACGGGGATGCCGGGTATTCGGCACCGTGCGCCGTTTAACCAAAGCGACCCCATTACCTGGAGTCGAGCTTATCGAGATGGATATTCGCGACGACGCTTCTGTTCAACCCGGCATTCAATCCATCATCGACCGGGCCGGCCGCATCGATGTACTGGTGAACAACGCGGGCATGAACATGATCGGCGCAGTGGAGGAAACCGCGATCACAGAGGCGGCGTCTCTGTTCGATACCAACGTATTCGGTGTACTGCGCACGACACAGGCAGTCCTTCCGCACATGCGGACGCAACGTCACGGAAGAATCGTCAATGTCAGTTCCGTGCTCGGTTTTCTGCCGGCTCCGTACATGGGACTTTATTCGGCTTCCAAGCATGCCGTGGAAGGACTGTCTGAAACGCTCGATCACGAGGTGCGCCAGTTCGGCATCCGCGTCACGCTCGTCGAGCCGTCCTATACGCGAACCAGTCTGGACGCCAATTCGCCTCAGGCAAGCTCACCAATTGCCGACTATGATCGCGAACGCGACATCGCATCGCGCTCTGTCGCTAACAGTGTCAAGGGCGCCCCTGAGCCCGACGGCGTGGCAAACACGATTGTCGCCGCGGCGCTCGGGAACTGGCGCATGCGTCACACTCCGGCCGGACAGGCATCTCTCCTGAGCAAATTGCGCCGCTTCATGCCGGCCGGTCCCGTCGATTCCAGCCTGAGAAAAGCACTTGGACTCGCCTGA
- a CDS encoding efflux RND transporter permease subunit, which produces MSEGRFNLSALAVRERSITLFLICLISLAGLISFFKLGRAEDPAFTVKVMTIITAWPGATAQEMQDQVAEKIEKRMQELRWYDRTETYTRPGLAFTTLTLLDSTPPSEVQEQFYQARKKVGDEAANLPPGVIGPMVNDEYADVTFALFALKAKGEPQRLLVRDAETLRQRLLHVPGVKKVNIIGEQAERIYVEFSHDRLATLGVSPQDVFAALNSQNVLTPAGSVETRGPEVLIRVDGAFDEMQKIRDTPVVAQGRTLKLSDFATVKRGYEDPATFMIRNGGEPALLLGIVMRDGWNGLDLGKALDGEVGSINAGLPLGMSLTKVTDQAVNISSAVDEFMVKFFAALLVVMLVSFLSMGWRVGLVVAAAVPLTLAAVFVVMAATGKNFDRITLGSLILALGLLVDDAIIAIEMMVVKMEEGYSRVAASAYAWSHTAAPMLSGTLVTAVGFMPNGFARSTAGEYTSNMFWIVGIALIASWVVAVVFTPYLGVRLLPDFRKVDGGHGAIYDTPRYNRFRQLLGRVIGRKWLVAGSVVALFVVAILGMSVVKKQFFPISDRPEVLVEVQMPYGTSIAQTSAATAKVEAWLARQKEARIVTAYVGQGAPRFYLAMGPELPDPSFAKIVVRTDSQDERDALKQRLRQAIANGLASEARVRVTQLVFGPYSPFPVAYRVTGPDPDRLRGIAAQVQQVMDASPMMRTVNADWGTRTPTLHFTLQQDRLQAVGLTSSAVAQQLQFLLTGVPVTTVREDIRTVQVIARSAGDVRLDPARIGDFTLAGANGQRIPLSQVGKVDVRMEEPIMRRRDRMPTITVRGDIADDLQPPDVSAAITRQLQPVMDRLPGGYRIEQAGSIEESGKATVAMLPLFPIMLAITLLIIIFQVRSISAMVMVFLTSPLGLIGVVPTLILFRQPFGINALVGLIALSGILMRNTLILIGQIHQNERAGLDPFHAVVEATVQRARPVILTALAAILAFIPLTHSVFWGTLAYTLIGGTFAGTILTLVFLPAMYSIWFRIRPGNTASRKGRHKQAQPVEQMFEDSPAGQR; this is translated from the coding sequence GTGAGCGAAGGTCGTTTCAACCTGTCGGCGCTCGCCGTACGCGAGCGCTCCATCACCCTGTTCCTGATCTGCCTGATCTCGCTGGCCGGGCTCATTTCATTCTTCAAGCTGGGCCGGGCGGAGGATCCCGCATTCACGGTCAAGGTGATGACCATCATCACCGCCTGGCCTGGGGCCACCGCGCAGGAAATGCAGGATCAGGTCGCCGAAAAGATCGAAAAGCGCATGCAGGAACTGCGCTGGTATGACCGTACGGAGACCTACACAAGGCCGGGCCTCGCCTTCACGACCTTGACGCTGCTCGACAGTACACCGCCTTCGGAAGTGCAGGAGCAGTTCTACCAGGCCCGCAAGAAAGTCGGCGACGAGGCAGCCAACCTTCCGCCTGGCGTCATCGGGCCGATGGTCAATGACGAATACGCAGACGTCACTTTTGCGCTGTTCGCGCTCAAGGCCAAAGGCGAACCGCAGCGCCTGCTGGTACGCGACGCGGAGACGCTGCGCCAGCGGCTGCTGCATGTGCCCGGCGTGAAGAAGGTGAACATCATTGGCGAGCAGGCGGAGCGGATCTATGTCGAGTTCTCGCATGACCGTCTGGCAACGCTGGGCGTCAGCCCGCAGGACGTCTTCGCCGCGCTCAACAGCCAGAATGTGCTGACGCCGGCTGGCTCCGTTGAGACCAGGGGCCCTGAAGTGCTGATTCGCGTGGACGGTGCCTTCGACGAAATGCAGAAGATCCGCGACACGCCGGTGGTGGCGCAGGGGCGCACGCTGAAGCTGTCGGACTTTGCCACCGTCAAGCGTGGCTATGAAGATCCGGCGACGTTCATGATCCGCAACGGCGGCGAACCTGCGCTGCTGCTGGGCATTGTCATGCGCGACGGCTGGAATGGGCTTGATCTCGGCAAGGCGCTGGACGGCGAGGTCGGTTCGATCAACGCCGGATTGCCGCTGGGCATGAGCCTGACCAAGGTCACCGACCAGGCCGTCAACATCAGCTCGGCGGTCGATGAGTTCATGGTCAAGTTCTTCGCCGCCCTGCTGGTGGTCATGCTGGTCAGCTTCTTGAGCATGGGCTGGCGCGTGGGCCTTGTGGTCGCCGCGGCCGTGCCGCTGACACTGGCGGCGGTCTTCGTGGTGATGGCCGCGACCGGCAAGAACTTTGACCGCATCACCCTGGGGTCGCTGATCCTGGCGCTGGGCCTGCTGGTGGACGACGCCATCATCGCCATCGAGATGATGGTGGTGAAGATGGAAGAGGGTTACAGCCGCGTCGCTGCCTCCGCCTATGCCTGGAGCCACACCGCTGCGCCCATGCTGTCGGGCACGCTGGTCACGGCCGTCGGCTTCATGCCAAATGGCTTCGCCCGATCCACTGCGGGCGAGTACACCAGCAACATGTTCTGGATCGTTGGCATTGCACTGATCGCGTCCTGGGTCGTCGCAGTGGTTTTCACACCCTACCTGGGCGTCAGGCTGCTACCCGACTTCAGGAAGGTCGATGGTGGTCACGGCGCGATCTACGACACGCCGCGCTACAACCGTTTCCGGCAACTGCTGGGGCGCGTCATCGGGCGCAAATGGCTGGTCGCCGGTTCGGTGGTGGCCCTCTTTGTCGTGGCCATACTCGGTATGTCGGTGGTCAAGAAACAGTTCTTCCCGATCTCCGACCGCCCCGAAGTGCTGGTCGAAGTGCAGATGCCCTATGGCACGTCGATCGCCCAGACCAGCGCCGCCACGGCAAAGGTGGAAGCCTGGCTGGCCAGACAGAAGGAAGCCCGGATCGTCACCGCCTACGTCGGCCAGGGCGCGCCGCGCTTCTATCTGGCGATGGGACCGGAACTGCCTGATCCGTCGTTTGCCAAGATCGTGGTGCGCACGGACAGCCAGGATGAGCGCGACGCGTTGAAGCAGCGACTGCGCCAGGCGATCGCAAACGGTCTCGCGTCCGAGGCGCGCGTACGCGTCACACAACTCGTATTCGGCCCGTATTCGCCGTTCCCGGTCGCCTACCGGGTCACTGGTCCGGACCCGGACAGGCTACGCGGTATTGCGGCTCAGGTTCAGCAGGTGATGGATGCCAGTCCGATGATGCGCACGGTCAACGCTGACTGGGGCACGCGCACGCCCACGCTGCACTTCACCTTGCAGCAGGACCGGTTGCAGGCGGTGGGACTGACCTCCAGCGCGGTGGCGCAACAACTGCAATTCCTGCTGACCGGTGTCCCTGTCACTACCGTGCGCGAGGACATCCGAACAGTGCAGGTCATTGCGCGTTCGGCCGGCGACGTCCGTCTCGATCCGGCCAGGATCGGCGACTTCACGCTGGCTGGCGCCAACGGGCAGCGCATTCCGCTCTCACAGGTGGGCAAGGTCGACGTGCGCATGGAGGAGCCGATCATGCGCCGTCGCGATCGCATGCCGACGATCACCGTGCGGGGCGACATCGCCGATGACCTGCAGCCGCCGGATGTGTCGGCGGCGATCACCAGGCAGCTTCAGCCCGTCATGGACAGGCTGCCGGGTGGCTACCGCATCGAGCAGGCCGGCTCCATCGAAGAATCAGGCAAAGCGACGGTAGCCATGTTGCCGCTATTTCCGATCATGCTGGCGATCACCCTGCTGATCATCATCTTCCAGGTGCGCTCGATCTCCGCGATGGTCATGGTGTTCCTGACCAGTCCATTGGGGCTGATCGGCGTCGTGCCAACCCTGATTCTTTTCCGGCAGCCATTCGGCATCAATGCGCTGGTCGGCCTGATTGCGCTGTCGGGAATCCTGATGCGCAACACGCTGATTCTGATCGGGCAGATCCACCAGAACGAACGGGCGGGCCTGGATCCGTTCCACGCAGTTGTCGAAGCAACCGTGCAGCGTGCCCGACCGGTGATTCTGACTGCGCTGGCGGCGATCCTGGCCTTCATTCCGCTGACCCATTCGGTGTTCTGGGGAACCCTCGCCTACACGCTGATCGGCGGCACTTTTGCAGGGACGATTCTGACCCTGGTGTTCCTGCCGGCCATGTATTCCATTTGGTTCAGGATCAGGCCGGGCAACACGGCCAGTCGGAAAGGCCGCCACAAACAGGCCCAGCCTGTGGAACAGATGTTTGAGGACTCGCCCGCCGGTCAGAGGTAA